A single genomic interval of Eurosta solidaginis isolate ZX-2024a chromosome 3, ASM4086904v1, whole genome shotgun sequence harbors:
- the LOC137247101 gene encoding serine protease inhibitor 42Dd-like: MKWCSVLLFSLNTCLFGNVAANAIQDRNLFATELFQTIATDKQNENVIISPVAIQTALGLAYYGADGKTAKELQRTLHAQSQSRNGIAKSYYKLLHSFVKPKTTLEIANKIYAKDALVIEQEFRDAAQKYFDSDAEQLDFTDEPKAVELINKWLAEKTNGKITNVLDNIEPDINVALVNAIYFKAKWARPFMDDETSDRDFWINENVTVKVPTMFADNWYNYADYADLDAKAIELFFENTDLRMWFILPNKRGGLHELEQKLKSVDFNAFEDRWQWSSVTVNLPKFKFEFDTDLKPYLLKLGIKTMFTDEADFSNIFHESPISTRVSRVQHKAFIDVNEIGCEAAAASVAVGVPMSLPWDPKSFIADHPFVFVIRDPHAIYFTGHIAKF, encoded by the exons ATGAAGTGGTGCAGTG TTCTACTATTTTCACTAAACACCTGTCTGTTTGGTAATGTCGCTGCTAATGCCATACAGGATCGCAATCTTTTTGCTACCGAACTATTTCAAACGATCGCCACCGATAAACAGAATGAGAATGTGATTATCTCGCCGGTGGCCATACAGACCGCGCTCGGTTTAGCTTACTATGGCGCCGATGGTAAAACGGCTAAAGAGCTACAACGTACTTTGCATGCACAGTCGCAAAGCCGCAATGGTATTGCCAAGAGTTATTACAAGCTATTGCATTCTTTTGTTAAGCCAAAGACTACGTTAGAGATCGCTAATAAGATTTATGCCAAAGATGCACTTGTGATTGAGCAAGAATTTCGTGATGCAGCACAAAAATATTTCGACTCCGATGCAGAGCAATTGGATTTCACAGATGAACCTAAAGCTGTGGAATTGATCAATAAATGGCTGGCCGAGAAGACTAATGGCAAGATTACAAATGTTTTGGATAACATAGAGCCCGATATAAATGTAGCACTTGTGAATGCTATCTATTTCAAAGCTAAATGGGCACGCCCTTTCATGGATGATGAGACATCGGATCGTGATTTTTGGATTAACGAAAATGTGACAGTTAAGGTGCCAACAATGTTCGCCGATAATTGGTACAACTATGCGGACTATGCAGATTTGGATGCGAAGGCCATAGAGTTGTTCTTTGAGAATACCGATTTGCGTATGTGGTTCATATTGCCGAATAAGCGTGGTGGTCTGCACGAGTTGGAGCAAAAATTGAAGAGTGTTGATTTTAATGCATTCGAAGATCGCTGGCAATGGAGTAGCGTAACTGTGAATTTACCGAAATTTAAATTCGAATTTGATACTGATTTGAAGCCGTATTTATTGAAG CTCGGCATCAAGACAATGTTTACCGATGAAGCTGATTTTAGTAATATTTTCCATGAGTCGCCGATTAGCACGCGCGTCTCCCGTGTTCAACACAAAGCTTTTATTGATGTGAATGAAATTGGTTGTGAGGCAGCTGCTGCCAGTG TTGCTGTGGGTGTTCCAATGTCCTTACCTTGGGATCCTAAAAGTTTCATTGCCGATCATCCATTCGTATTCGTCATAAGAGATCCACATGCTATATACTTTACTGGTCATATTGCCaaattttaa